From Campylobacter pinnipediorum subsp. caledonicus:
TTGTCTTTTAGCTCTAAGTCTTTTTTGAAACTATCTTTTTTTAAGTTTTGTTCTATACAAACACCTATCAAAAACACATCCATAAGCCACCAAATACCCCAGATGATTAAAAATATCCAACCGATAAATATCCAAGCAAAAGCACTTCCGACAAAAAATAGCCCCATCATAAAAAAGCCACTTATAAACTTTCCAAGATAGAGCCTATGTGCGCCAAGCCAACCCACAAAAAACCAAAGAGCATAAGCTATATAAGGGTTATTCATCTTTTTCCTTTTTAATGAAGTTTTTTATAATGATCAAAAATACAGATATGTTTATCATAACATCAGCGAAGTTAAATATCGCAAACTCAAACCACTTATGCCAAAATACATAATCAACCACCGCACCATAAGTAAATCTATCTAATATGTTCGATATCCCAGAGCCAAAAATCATCGCGAAATTTATTAGATTTGATTTTAGGAGTTTTTTCTCATACAAAAGATAGCCAAATAGAGCAAAAATAAGTGCAAGTTGAACAAATTTCAAGTTTTCAGCTAAAAATGCAAACATAGAAAAAGCGACACCGGTATTGTAAGCAAGGACAAGCGAGATATATTCACCGTTAAGCTGATAATTTGTGCTTACAAAAAAGTATTTTATGGCCTGGTCTATAACCAAGATAACAACAAAAACCGATAAAAAAGTATAAATTTGTCTTTTCAAGGCTTATCCGTTTAGGGCTTTTTTGAAAAATGCTTTAACTTCTTGCATTTTTGTATCAACCAATGCTTCGTTTTTGCCTTCAAGCAAAAGCCTGATGACATTTTCTGTCCCAGAATACCTAAAAAGTGTCCTTATAGACTGTGCTTGAAGCTCTTGCTCTAGCTCTTTAAGCCCAGCTATCTCTTCAAGTGGTTTTTTGTCCGTAACTTGAAGGTTGCATAAAATTTGCGGATATGGCTTTAGTTCGCTAAAAATTTTACTTACTTTCTTGCCTTTTTTAAGTATCATAGCAACCACTTGCAAGGCAGTAACCAAGCCATCGCCGGTCTTTGCATAATCATTAAAAATAACGTGTCCGCTTTGTTCGCCTCCAAAGTTTATGCCATTTTCTTTCATCATCTCAAGCACATATTTATCGCCTACATTTGAACGAAGTAGCTTTATGCCATTCGCTTTAAGATAGTCATCCAAAGCTTGATTGCTCATTATAGTTGCTACAAGTGCATTGCCTTTTAGCACCCCTTGCTCTGACAAAAACACGGTCAAAAACCCAAGCAAAGCATCTCCGTGAACTATCTCGCCAAGCTCATCAACAACGACCAATCTATCAGCATCGCCATCAAAAGCAAAGCCTATATCAGCCCTAAGTCTTTGCACCTCACTAGCAAGGTATTCGGGGTGCAATGCACCGCAGTTTTGATTGATATTGATTCCATTTGGCTCATCGTTTAGCACGATAACATCTGCTCCAAGTTCGCTAAATACAGTCGGAGCTACCTTATAAGCCGCACCATTTGCCACATCTAGGACTATCCTCATATTTTTTAATGTTAGCTCTTTTGGAAATGAGTTTTTTATCTGAACGATATATCGACCTATCACGTCATCTATCCTTTTGTTTGCGCCGATTTGTGACATAGTTTTTTGAGCGTTTAGTATCATTTCATCATCAAAATATATATCTTCTATCTGTTTTTCTATATCTTTTGCAAGTTTATCGCCGTTGCTATCAAAAAATTTTATGCCGTTATCATAGTAAGGATTGTGGCTAGCGCTTATCATTATACCAGCATCACATCTCATATCCTCAGTCAAAAATGCGACCGCAGGTGTCGGCATAGGGCCTATCTGAAGGACATTGTACCCAACCGCTGTAAGTCCAGCGACTATAGCTGTTTCTATCATATAGCCACTTTTTCTAGTGTCTTTTCCGACTAATATCGTATTTGTATTTGAATGATCTCTAAAGTAAATTCCGGCTGCCATTGCGAGTTTCATAGCTGTTTGAGCTGATAGCTTTTCTCCGGCTTTTCCTCTGACACCATCTGTTCCAAAAAGTTTCATAATAAATCCTAAAGATTATAAATTTGGTATAGATTTTATCAAAAAAATGATAAAAATAAGGTATTTGTTGTTTGTGAATTTGAGATTTTGAGTGGTAATTGGATATGAATTCGGCTACTACAATATAGTAGTTGTAAGTTATAATTGTCTTTATAAAACATCCTAGCAAAAATTTATTTTAGTAATAAAAAGCTTTCATAATAAGACTTGGTTGACCCATATCTTTATATGATGGATAAGCATATCGTTGTTAAATGTAATAAAAAGAGTGTTTGGTTTTATATTTATTAAGATACGACAAACAAAGATAGTCTATGCTTGTCTTATAAATTTCTTGTTCGAGAAAGACCCCGAACAAGAAAGATAGAAGTTATACTACCCTGATTAATGTTTATTTACAAACTCATCTACAGAATTAACTTCTTGTAATGGCTGAACATTGTCAACACCACCAACATCAGTGTCTGAGTGTGTTGTACTGATTGTTTTTTGAGTTTTATTAGACAATAAATTCTCAACTTTTTGCTCCAGAGTAAGCTCAGAAGCTGGGCTTATCTCAGAAACTTCTGCTTTAAGATCTTGAACTTCTTTAGTTTCAGGCAATACTGTATCTAAAGAATTTTTATCATCATCTAAGCCTACATGTATAGACTTAACCTCATCAATGCTTGGCTTGATAGGTTTATCATCGTTTTTAATGCTATCAAGTTTTGACAAATCCACACTACCACCATCTACATTGCCAAGTAATGTATTTGTAGTTGCAAAAGACTTGGCATCATCTAAGAATTCGATATCTATTTGTTCATAGTCATTTTCAATACCATGAGATGAAGCCATTCTTGGTTGAGGATGAGAAACGATGCTAGAAGCATGCTCATATGAAGCACCATCATAAACATAAGAATTTGTATCGGCATCATAATGAGCATTTTCAGGCACAATAAAGTCATCATTATATACTTTTATATTAAGACCTGTATGCTCTTCTCCCAATGGAACATGGGTTTTATCTGGTGCAATAAAGCCTACTTTAACAGGAGTAGTAGAATATCTATTCATGCCAGACTGAGATATTATAACTTCAATATTATGCTCTCCCTTGCTTCCTAAATCAACATCAAATTCATAATTCTCTTTACCTTTACTAACATAACGACCAACAACTTTTCCATCGATCTTAATAATAGCAGCATTATATGCTTGTCCGAAGTCTACAAACATTTTATTAGCACCATCTGAAGCAAGCAATTTACCAGTAAATTTAAATATAGTATCACGACCATAGTCTAATGTAGGATCGTTATTTTCAACTATATCGTGGATATTAGATTGTTTTTCTAATCCTGCTTTTAAACTATCTTGATAATTATATCGAGGAAGTGTGTTAGGCTTATTTCCATGCATAGCCTCTAGCTTATCTAATTTAAATGTAAAGTTTGGCTTTACTTCATAAGAGCTAGAAACACCGCTTAAATGATATTCTGCATTTGTTATCATGTCAATGTTTGTTAGATTACCATATTTTGTATAATCTTTTGTAGCTCTAAGACCGTCTTTAACTCCGTGAACTTCATAAGCATCATTGTTACCCGTAAAGTAATACTTATATAAATAAACCTCACCTGAAAGTCCTTTGTGAGAATTATCAACTTCTATTTCTTTTTGAGTAGAATCATTATCATTTTGGGTATCTTTTTTGCTGTCAGAAGAATTATCTTTAGTATCATTTTCTTTTTTAGATGGAGGTGTAACTTTGCCATCTGTCTCTTTTTCCACAGATGACTCTTCTTTGTTATTTTCAGAATCCGCCATATGCTTAGTTTCATTCCATTCTGCGTTTTTAAGATCTATATCTTCAAAATTTCCACCTTCGATCTTAATAACTTTTGCATTGATACTGAATTGGTTAGAACCATCATTTTGTTTAATTTCTGAAAGTTTAACTTTTACTATTCCTTCACCTTTTTCATCAAGATCAACTTCTCTTCTTACACCATTATTTAGTTCAATAACTGCTGTTGCCTTATGGTCGGCTTGTGGTGGAACTGAGGTTTTAACAGTAAGTATAACATCACTATTTTCTTTAATGATCTCTTTAGTAATATTAGTATCTTTATCTATAGTGATAGTATTTACTTTTATTTCGTTGATTAGATAATCATCGCCTGTTTTGGGGGCTGAAAATACAACTTTATCAAAGAAAGTATTATTATCTTTACCTTCTGGTCTTAATATCCTTGTTTCATCAACACGATCATTACTATTTTCTCCCTCTATAGTTTGTGTTCCAACTAGTTTGCCTTCTCTATAAAACTCAATTTTTGCACTTTCTTGTGAATTTTTCCAAGCAAATTTAGCTTGAATACTATCAGCTTGGTTATCTAATTTTAGTATAATTTTTTCACTGCCTGTATCGGCTAAATATCCAAGCTCTTTACTGTCTGCACCGCCATCAGAATCAGTTTTATCATAATATCTAGAAGTAATGCCTTCAACCCCAAATCCATCGTGTTCTGTATCTTTTACAGTAGAAATATTAGCTGATTCTCCATATGGACCTTCCGCGGTTAGTGTTATACCTTCTACTTTTTTGTCTGTTACTGTATCCACTGTTATACTTGTTGATTTTGTTATAATGCCTTGCAAAGTAACATTCACTACATCAGAGTCATCATCTAATGTATCTCTAGCATTAGCACCAGCAGAAGTGGTTTTCGCTTCTATTTTTACACTTTCAAACGGATGACCTTCAACTTTAGTAATATTACCATTAAAAGTTTTATGATTTTCCATATCTTTGATTTTACCTATGCCGCTAGCACCATCTATATGAACTTCTTGCGTAGTTCCGTTTACATCAACTGTAACTACAGTGGTATCATTATGTGGAGGATTAGAAGTTGTAACAACCCATTCTACATCTTCTGAATGATTTTCTATCAAATCTTTGATAGTTTCACTATCTACAACTTTTTCTTTATAAACTATTTTGTGAATTAAATAATCATCATTTTCATTTGGTGCTGTAAATTCAGCCTTTTTAAACTCATATCCAGGTGAAAAAGTATATGGCTTATCATTTTCATCAGTACCGCCAGATATATTTTCTTCTGCATGAGTTTTATTTCCATTTATATCATAGTATTGAACCGTGGTTGCATGGTTGTCATCTATACCGTTTTCACCACCTGATATTGTAGCACTTCCTTTCTCTTTACCTTCGGCATCTTTAAATATAATTTTAGCGGTCTCAGATGAGCCATTTCTCCATGCAAATGCTACATCTAGGCTGAATGTTGATTTAGGAAATGTAAATTCTAAAGATTCACCGTGTTGCAACTCTCTTATATCTCCACTAAAGTCACTTTTTTTGACACCATTTTCACCATCCACACCAAATCCGTCGCGTTGATAATCATTATATGTAGAAATTTTTGCATCATGTCCATTGGCACTTGTAGCCTTAACAGTAACACGACCTGAAGAATCTTTTCCAATATTTCCTATTGTTATCTCGGATGATTTTACTAACTCTATAGAAACAGTTGTAGGATCATAATCGTCTACTATTGTAGTGATAGGTCTATCTTTTGTTATTATAATTTTACTACTATTAGCTGATGTGACAGCTACATTAGAAATACCTACATTTATGTTGCTGTCACGATATGGGTTATCACTTCTTGGAGAAGCAACATTTATAGTAGCTTCTGTTTCACCAGCTTCTATAGCAACTGTTCTAGTCATAGTTTTACCATCATTTGTTACAAATTGAAGGTCTACTGTTGTCTTAGTATCTACTGGTCTAGACAAAGTAAATGTATAAGGAATTTGATCTCCTTCCACTTCTGTTTTTGGAGCGGCTATGGTTAATTCGACTGTTGTATCAACATTGCCTGAAATTTTAGCAGTTGTTGTATTATGAGCTTCATCTTGAGCAGTTGCTGTAACAGTATAGTCACCGTCAGCCAAAGGATTTTCTGGAGCAACTGAGAATTGACCATCTTTGACAGTAGCTTTGATAATTTGAGGGTTGTTATCACTATCTACTATTGTTACATCAACAATTGAACCATTAGGTAGATTTGTAACACCTTTAATTGTAGGTGTATTATCATGTATATCATTGGATGTACTTAATGTTAATTCTGGTGGTGTTAAGTCAACTGTTGTTGTATCAACATCACTATAAAATCCTTTTGTTCCATCTGCCGTTTGAATATAAGCTTTTATATTCATAATACCTTCTTTAACACCAGGCAATAAAGCTTCAAATGTTTTATGCTCACCAATTCCTTGATTGTTATAGCCAATTGTGTAATACACTGTCTTAGAAAGTGTATTATCATTATAATCTATAGTTACAAAAACTTTATCTCCAGCAACAACACCATCGGGAACCGTTATGCTTACTTTTGTTTCTGAAGTATCTCCATCATCTGGATGGTTATTTTCTTCTTTATTTAAGATATTATCTTCACCATCGTTTACAAAACGAATTGTTGGAGCAGATACTATTCTGTTTGCTACTATGTTTGTAGCTTCAAATTTATCACCTTCGATACTTACTATATTGGCATCAAATGTTTTAAGGTCTGTTTTGCCTTCTATCTTGCCTATACCGCTATATTCATCTATATGAACTTTTTGTATCACCCCATTTACATTAACATTTACTACAGTAGTATTGTTATGTGGGGGGTTAGATGTTGTAACAACTAATTCTAAATACTCTTCCTTTTGTGAATTTTCTACTTTTGATGAACTATTTAATAAAGTTTCAATATTTTCACTTGTTATATCAACTTTTTCCTTGTAGACTATTTTATTAATTAAATAATCATCACCTTCTCTTGGTGCTGTAAATTTAATTTTACTAAACTCATATCCAGGTGTAAATGTATATAGAGGATCAACTCTATCACTGCCACCAGGAATATTTTTAGGGTCAGTTGTTGGTTTATCGGATTCATCAAAATATTGAACGTTGGCCATACTATTAGCTAAGCCTGACTGACCACCAGATATAAGAGCACTTCCTAATTTAGTGCCATTATCATCATAAAATTCAACTTTTGCATGCTCTTGACCAGCTCTCCAAGATAATGCAACATCTAAACTAAATACTGGTTTTTTAAATCCAAATTCTAAAGACTCGCCTTTTTGTAATTCATCTGGATGACCAGTTGAACCATCGCTATTATGATTTGATATATCACCTTTTACGCCAAAACCTTCAGGATCTATATGATGAGATATACCTTCTCCTATACTATTTTTATTTGTAATATCTACGCCTTGTTCATTTTTAGCTATAACTGTTACTAGGCCATTATTATTAATGTTGCCTGATGTAATTGTAGATACTTTTATTAATCCAAGAGATATATCTGTAACATCATGATCGTCTTTTATATTTGTTGTAACATCTCCAAGCATTACTTTGATATTGCTATCTTTAACACTAGCATTACTTATAACCACATTAGTTTGTGACTCTTTATATACATCATCAGGTCTAAATAAGCTTGTATCTAAATCAATTTTAACACTTGTTTCACCTTTTGGTATAGTAACTTTTACACTTTGTGTTTCTCCATGATCATTATTAAAGTTAACAATTAATGTTTTATCTTCGCTTAAAGGCTTATTGAGAGTTGCTGTATATGTTGTATTATTTCCTTCCGTTATCTCATCCTTGTCAACTACTATATTAATAACCGGATTAGCTATATGCGTAGAATCATTACTTATATTTCCTGCCTTATCAGTAGCAACAACTGACACATCGGTATCATTTTTTATATCTTCGGGATTAATAGTAACCTTGCCCGTATTAGGATCAACATGAACTTTTGAATCATTGCTTATCCAATTTCCATCGCTATCTTTGCTTATTGTTGCGGTTACTGGAGTATTGCCATCTGCTGGGGTGTATGTTATAACGGCTTCTTTGGCATCGCCTGCTTTACCTGTATCTATGTCGATATTTATAGTACCATTTTCATTTTCTGTTACTTTTGGCAATAATGGTGTTGTATCAACATCAACTTGGTCCACTCCTTCTTTTGATTTATTTCCTGCATTGTCAATTACAGTTGCTGTTACTTTTATGGGAGTATTATTTGTTGGAACTTTATCTGAAGGAATAAGAAATTCAATGTCTTTTTCTCCATTTTTGACAATTATAGGAAAATCTTCGCCATTAA
This genomic window contains:
- the lspA gene encoding signal peptidase II — protein: MKRQIYTFLSVFVVILVIDQAIKYFFVSTNYQLNGEYISLVLAYNTGVAFSMFAFLAENLKFVQLALIFALFGYLLYEKKLLKSNLINFAMIFGSGISNILDRFTYGAVVDYVFWHKWFEFAIFNFADVMINISVFLIIIKNFIKKEKDE
- a CDS encoding NINE protein, with the protein product MNNPYIAYALWFFVGWLGAHRLYLGKFISGFFMMGLFFVGSAFAWIFIGWIFLIIWGIWWLMDVFLIGVCIEQNLKKDSFKKDLELKDKEEELKKLYELYEQNKITKAELEAKKEILFR
- the glmM gene encoding phosphoglucosamine mutase; translation: MKLFGTDGVRGKAGEKLSAQTAMKLAMAAGIYFRDHSNTNTILVGKDTRKSGYMIETAIVAGLTAVGYNVLQIGPMPTPAVAFLTEDMRCDAGIMISASHNPYYDNGIKFFDSNGDKLAKDIEKQIEDIYFDDEMILNAQKTMSQIGANKRIDDVIGRYIVQIKNSFPKELTLKNMRIVLDVANGAAYKVAPTVFSELGADVIVLNDEPNGININQNCGALHPEYLASEVQRLRADIGFAFDGDADRLVVVDELGEIVHGDALLGFLTVFLSEQGVLKGNALVATIMSNQALDDYLKANGIKLLRSNVGDKYVLEMMKENGINFGGEQSGHVIFNDYAKTGDGLVTALQVVAMILKKGKKVSKIFSELKPYPQILCNLQVTDKKPLEEIAGLKELEQELQAQSIRTLFRYSGTENVIRLLLEGKNEALVDTKMQEVKAFFKKALNG
- a CDS encoding retention module-containing protein, whose product is MATSGIIIQLVGNVVAIDATGKERVVQVGDEVVLGEVIKTIGESSKVTISTNDDKDITLLGNDTLSFDNSVTQVQSFGDDAIADANSLQQAILSGADLTQLEETAAGGDSAAGDGGEGTGQLNDSVFAQGGHESNVHADYGDLGNIATVAALNNINGVDGGRSTNTDITPPVVTINAISNNHNTITGTTEPNTSVEVTLVDGTKIPTVSDSDGNWSVPVDPTKTKTGDKVTATATDGAGNKGEDTTDITDGTAPNGNTTKLIIDDITPDNILNAKEASENIKVTGKVTGEFKEGDKVIITVDNTPYETTVDRDGNFIVSIPGEKLANESDKIIDGKVIATDEAGNKGEITATKAYGVDTVIPGDSNKDGQINGSDNNSGAPVVTITGDVNNDGFINAKELTDTITVKIDIPANTEVGDTLVITNPNGSVDKIPVTEDIINKGYTKEYPKSDFPEGVKTTVSAKVVDPAGNESATGTDNVIVDTTAPNTPTVEILDSNNIININEANNGVKVKITLDKPLAEGEKVNIKINGEDFPIIVKNGEKDIEFLIPSDKVPTNNTPIKVTATVIDNAGNKSKEGVDQVDVDTTPLLPKVTENENGTINIDIDTGKAGDAKEAVITYTPADGNTPVTATISKDSDGNWISNDSKVHVDPNTGKVTINPEDIKNDTDVSVVATDKAGNISNDSTHIANPVINIVVDKDEITEGNNTTYTATLNKPLSEDKTLIVNFNNDHGETQSVKVTIPKGETSVKIDLDTSLFRPDDVYKESQTNVVISNASVKDSNIKVMLGDVTTNIKDDHDVTDISLGLIKVSTITSGNINNNGLVTVIAKNEQGVDITNKNSIGEGISHHIDPEGFGVKGDISNHNSDGSTGHPDELQKGESLEFGFKKPVFSLDVALSWRAGQEHAKVEFYDDNGTKLGSALISGGQSGLANSMANVQYFDESDKPTTDPKNIPGGSDRVDPLYTFTPGYEFSKIKFTAPREGDDYLINKIVYKEKVDITSENIETLLNSSSKVENSQKEEYLELVVTTSNPPHNNTTVVNVNVNGVIQKVHIDEYSGIGKIEGKTDLKTFDANIVSIEGDKFEATNIVANRIVSAPTIRFVNDGEDNILNKEENNHPDDGDTSETKVSITVPDGVVAGDKVFVTIDYNDNTLSKTVYYTIGYNNQGIGEHKTFEALLPGVKEGIMNIKAYIQTADGTKGFYSDVDTTTVDLTPPELTLSTSNDIHDNTPTIKGVTNLPNGSIVDVTIVDSDNNPQIIKATVKDGQFSVAPENPLADGDYTVTATAQDEAHNTTTAKISGNVDTTVELTIAAPKTEVEGDQIPYTFTLSRPVDTKTTVDLQFVTNDGKTMTRTVAIEAGETEATINVASPRSDNPYRDSNINVGISNVAVTSANSSKIIITKDRPITTIVDDYDPTTVSIELVKSSEITIGNIGKDSSGRVTVKATSANGHDAKISTYNDYQRDGFGVDGENGVKKSDFSGDIRELQHGESLEFTFPKSTFSLDVAFAWRNGSSETAKIIFKDAEGKEKGSATISGGENGIDDNHATTVQYYDINGNKTHAEENISGGTDENDKPYTFSPGYEFKKAEFTAPNENDDYLIHKIVYKEKVVDSETIKDLIENHSEDVEWVVTTSNPPHNDTTVVTVDVNGTTQEVHIDGASGIGKIKDMENHKTFNGNITKVEGHPFESVKIEAKTTSAGANARDTLDDDSDVVNVTLQGIITKSTSITVDTVTDKKVEGITLTAEGPYGESANISTVKDTEHDGFGVEGITSRYYDKTDSDGGADSKELGYLADTGSEKIILKLDNQADSIQAKFAWKNSQESAKIEFYREGKLVGTQTIEGENSNDRVDETRILRPEGKDNNTFFDKVVFSAPKTGDDYLINEIKVNTITIDKDTNITKEIIKENSDVILTVKTSVPPQADHKATAVIELNNGVRREVDLDEKGEGIVKVKLSEIKQNDGSNQFSINAKVIKIEGGNFEDIDLKNAEWNETKHMADSENNKEESSVEKETDGKVTPPSKKENDTKDNSSDSKKDTQNDNDSTQKEIEVDNSHKGLSGEVYLYKYYFTGNNDAYEVHGVKDGLRATKDYTKYGNLTNIDMITNAEYHLSGVSSSYEVKPNFTFKLDKLEAMHGNKPNTLPRYNYQDSLKAGLEKQSNIHDIVENNDPTLDYGRDTIFKFTGKLLASDGANKMFVDFGQAYNAAIIKIDGKVVGRYVSKGKENYEFDVDLGSKGEHNIEVIISQSGMNRYSTTPVKVGFIAPDKTHVPLGEEHTGLNIKVYNDDFIVPENAHYDADTNSYVYDGASYEHASSIVSHPQPRMASSHGIENDYEQIDIEFLDDAKSFATTNTLLGNVDGGSVDLSKLDSIKNDDKPIKPSIDEVKSIHVGLDDDKNSLDTVLPETKEVQDLKAEVSEISPASELTLEQKVENLLSNKTQKTISTTHSDTDVGGVDNVQPLQEVNSVDEFVNKH